A genome region from Hevea brasiliensis isolate MT/VB/25A 57/8 chromosome 9, ASM3005281v1, whole genome shotgun sequence includes the following:
- the LOC110667619 gene encoding uncharacterized protein LOC110667619 — MLALNRGFNRTLFSNFNFPKALSGSVLIPLMASPSTVSSPAYSTGSPYQHPPNRVGTHNGSFHCDEALGCFMIRLTNKFSNAEIVRSRDPQVLEGLDAVLDVGGVYDPSRDRYDHHQKGFEEIFGHGFTTKLSSAGLVYKHFGKEIIAKELQLDEGHPDVHRLFLAVYKSFMEAIDAVDNGINQYDTDLPPRYVNNTHLSSRVGRLNLDWIDPDQSPEKENQAFQQAMALAGSEFLDNVRFHARSWLPARSIVMECLAARFDVDPSGEIMVLATFCPWKLHLFELEEELKIDPSIKYVLYQDDRSKHWRVQAVAIGADRFESRRPLPAQWRGLRDDELSRESGIPGCVFVHMSGFIGGNQTFEGALSMARNALKL; from the exons ATGTTGGCACTAAACAGGGGGTTTAACCGCACGCTCTTCTCCAACTTCAACTTTCCCAAAGCTCTCTCTGGTTCTGTCTTAATCCCTCTCATGGCTTCTCCCTCAACTGTTTCTTCTCCTGCCTACTCCACTGGATCCCCTTACCAGCATCCACCAAACCGAGTAGGCACTCACAATGGAAGCTTTCACTGCGACGAGGCTCTTGGCTGCTTTATGATTCGTCTCACCAACAAGTTCTCCAATGCCGAAATTGTCCGCTCCCGCGACCCTCAG GTGTTGGAGGGTCTGGATGCTGTGCTTGATGTCGGGGGCGTATATGATCCAAGTCGTGACCGTTACGATCACCATCAGAAGGGATTTGAGGAGATCTTTGGACATGGGTTCACTACCAAGCTTAGCAGCGCTGGTCTTGTTTATAAG CACTTTGGGAAGGAGATAATAGCTAAGGAGCTGCAGCTTGATGAAGGGCACCCAGATGTGCATCGGTTGTTCTTGGCTGTTTACAAAAGCTTCATGGAG GCAATTGATGCCGTTGACAATGGAATCAATCAGTATGACACAGACCTGCCTCCAAGATATGTGAATAATACACATTTGTCTTCAAGGGTTGGGAGATTGAATTTGGATTGGATTGATCCTGATCAATCACCTGAGAAGGAGAATCAGGCCTTCCAACAAGCAATGGCGCTGGCAGGCAGTGAGTTTTTAGAT AATGTTCGCTTTCATGCAAGGTCTTGGTTACCAGCACGGTCAATTGTAATGGAGTGTCTTGCAGCTAGATTTGATGTCGACCCTAGTGGTGAAATTATGGTTTTGGCTACATTCTGTCCT TGGAAACTTCACTTATTCGAGCTTGAGGAGGAACTGAAGATTGACCCTTCAATTAAATATGTTCTTTATCAG GATGACAGGAGTAAACATTGGCGAGTGCAGGCAGTGGCAATAGGTGCAGATAGATTTGAAAGCCGGAGGCCTCTACCAGCTCAGTGGCGAGGTCTTAGGGATGATGAGCTCTCAAGGGAATCTGGAATCCCTGGTTGTGTTTTTGTCCATATGAGCGGATTCATCGGTGGAAATCAAACTTTTGAGGGAGCTCTGTCTATGGCAAGAAATGCACTGAAGCTGTAG